One segment of Sinorhizobium sp. BG8 DNA contains the following:
- a CDS encoding DUF1127 domain-containing protein has product MNIRQKIVEYAKLRKAVRELQSMDDHVLSDLGISRSQIRAAVYGR; this is encoded by the coding sequence ATGAACATTCGTCAGAAGATCGTTGAATATGCAAAGCTTCGCAAGGCTGTCCGTGAACTCCAGTCCATGGACGACCACGTGCTGAGCGACCTCGGGATCTCCCGTTCCCAGATCCGCGCTGCCGTCTACGGCCGCTGA
- a CDS encoding YeaH/YhbH family protein, whose protein sequence is MPNFIDRRLNPKDKSLGNRRRFLRRAREELKRVIKEQVKAGKITDVDADHSVPMPSRGASEPTFQPNRNTGRREHVLPGNREFSAGDRLQKRPSGGGGSGSGTDADEHEDDFQFVLSREEVLDFFFEDLELPDMVKLSLKETTAFKPRRSGFATTGSPTNINVGRTMRNSYGRRIALRRPSRREMEALGEEIAKLEAEMPLQGSHGSRLRALQEELDKLERRRRRIPYVDPIDIRFNRFEPQPLPNTSAVMFCLMDVSASMGERDKDLAKRFFVLLHLFLKRRYERIDIVFIRHTDEAREVDEHTFFYSTQSGGTVVSTALEEMIGIVEERYPASEWNIYAAQASDGDNISGDSERCASLLRDHLMRICQYYAYVEIIDERETDIFGSTDNGTSLWRAYRTVDGEFPNFQMTRIARPADIYPVFRKLFAKQPTMQLRK, encoded by the coding sequence ATGCCGAATTTCATAGATCGCCGCCTCAATCCGAAGGATAAAAGTCTCGGAAACAGGCGGCGCTTCCTGCGGCGGGCACGCGAGGAACTGAAAAGGGTCATCAAGGAGCAGGTCAAGGCCGGCAAGATCACGGATGTCGATGCCGACCACAGCGTACCCATGCCCTCGCGCGGTGCCAGCGAGCCGACGTTCCAGCCGAACCGCAACACGGGGCGAAGGGAGCATGTGCTCCCCGGCAACCGTGAATTCTCGGCGGGGGATCGCCTTCAGAAGCGACCCTCCGGCGGGGGCGGCAGTGGGTCGGGCACCGACGCCGATGAGCACGAGGACGATTTCCAGTTCGTCCTGTCGCGCGAGGAGGTCCTCGACTTTTTCTTCGAGGACCTGGAGCTTCCCGACATGGTCAAGCTCAGCCTCAAGGAAACGACCGCCTTCAAGCCGCGCCGGAGCGGCTTTGCGACCACCGGCTCGCCCACCAACATCAATGTCGGCCGGACCATGCGCAACAGCTATGGCCGACGCATTGCGTTGCGCCGCCCGTCCAGACGAGAGATGGAGGCCCTTGGAGAGGAAATCGCCAAGCTGGAGGCCGAAATGCCGCTCCAGGGATCGCATGGATCGCGGCTGCGGGCGCTGCAGGAGGAACTGGACAAGCTGGAACGCCGGCGTCGGCGCATCCCCTACGTAGACCCGATCGACATTCGCTTCAATCGCTTCGAGCCCCAGCCACTGCCCAATACCAGCGCCGTGATGTTCTGCCTGATGGATGTCTCCGCTTCGATGGGCGAACGAGACAAGGATCTCGCCAAGCGGTTCTTCGTGCTGTTGCATCTGTTCCTCAAGCGCCGCTACGAGCGGATAGACATCGTCTTCATTCGCCACACGGACGAGGCAAGGGAAGTCGACGAGCACACGTTCTTCTACAGCACGCAGAGCGGCGGCACGGTGGTCTCGACAGCACTCGAGGAAATGATCGGCATCGTCGAGGAGCGATATCCCGCCAGCGAGTGGAACATCTATGCCGCCCAGGCCTCGGACGGCGACAATATCAGCGGCGATTCCGAGCGCTGTGCCTCGCTGCTCAGGGATCATCTGATGCGGATATGCCAGTACTATGCCTACGTCGAGATCATCGACGAGCGGGAGACCGACATATTTGGGTCGACCGACAACGGCACCTCGCTGTGGCGCGCCTACCGCACCGTCGACGGCGAGTTTCCAAATTTCCAGATGACGCGAATAGCAAGGCCGGCGGACATCTATCCGGTCTTCCGAAAACTCTTCGCCAAGCAGCCTACAATGCAGTTGCGTAAGTGA
- a CDS encoding trimethylamine methyltransferase family protein, translating into MARSMANRRERRIAAGAGVRQMRFGGVVNRYPPITVMSTDEIEAIHVASLRLLAETGMEVLHAESRTLLKAAGADVDESTLRVRFDPAMVEEKIRTAPSGFTLQARNPARNLRVGDGSVIFAATGGPAFVHDMDRGRRAGNYADMCDYIRVVQSLNVIHQEGGCPCEPTDLPPESRHLDFYHAAIRLTDKNWQCWALGGYRVEDAIEMLSITLGQSREELRRNPATLTIINSNSPLRLDIPMGEALGAMARAGQPIALTPFTLSGAMSPITIAGALTQQNAEALALIALAQIVSPGAPVLYGGFTSNVDMRTGSPAFGTPEYAKAQIASGQLARRYDVPFRSSNVTASNAVDVQAAYESGMSLWSTIMGGVHLIEHAAGWLEGGLTASFEKLVLDAEMLQLMRSFLDPVVVDEATLAVDAISEVGPGGHFFATGHTLARFEDAFYEPMLSDWRNFENWSESGAKTGTDRANAIWKELLRTYEQPPLDAAVDEELSAYVARRKEEIAAGRM; encoded by the coding sequence ATGGCCCGCAGCATGGCAAACCGGCGCGAGCGCCGCATCGCAGCAGGAGCAGGCGTCCGGCAGATGCGCTTCGGCGGCGTCGTCAATCGTTACCCGCCAATCACCGTCATGAGCACGGACGAGATCGAGGCCATCCATGTGGCATCCCTTCGTCTGCTCGCCGAGACCGGCATGGAGGTCCTGCACGCGGAGAGCCGGACATTGCTGAAGGCGGCCGGAGCGGATGTCGACGAAAGCACGCTGCGCGTGCGCTTCGATCCTGCGATGGTCGAGGAGAAGATCCGTACGGCACCGTCGGGCTTCACGCTTCAGGCCCGCAATCCCGCCAGAAACCTCAGGGTCGGCGACGGGAGCGTAATCTTTGCGGCCACCGGTGGACCGGCATTCGTGCACGACATGGACCGCGGACGGCGCGCCGGGAACTACGCCGACATGTGTGACTACATCCGCGTCGTGCAGAGCCTCAACGTCATACACCAGGAGGGCGGCTGCCCCTGTGAGCCGACCGACCTGCCGCCGGAAAGCCGTCACCTCGACTTCTACCACGCAGCCATTCGCCTCACGGACAAGAACTGGCAATGCTGGGCGCTCGGCGGCTACCGGGTGGAGGATGCGATCGAGATGCTGTCGATCACGCTCGGCCAGTCGCGCGAGGAGCTGAGACGGAACCCGGCCACGCTGACCATCATCAACTCCAACTCCCCCCTCAGGCTGGATATCCCGATGGGCGAGGCGCTGGGCGCCATGGCCCGGGCCGGCCAACCGATCGCCCTGACACCTTTCACGCTTTCGGGCGCGATGAGCCCGATCACCATTGCCGGCGCTCTCACCCAGCAGAATGCCGAGGCGCTGGCGCTGATCGCGCTTGCCCAGATCGTTTCGCCGGGCGCACCCGTACTCTACGGCGGCTTTACGTCGAACGTCGACATGCGGACCGGTTCGCCTGCCTTCGGAACGCCCGAATATGCCAAGGCGCAGATCGCTTCCGGCCAGCTCGCCCGCCGCTACGACGTGCCCTTCCGCTCCTCGAACGTCACGGCATCAAACGCCGTGGATGTTCAGGCGGCTTATGAAAGCGGCATGTCGCTCTGGAGCACGATCATGGGCGGGGTGCATCTCATCGAGCATGCGGCCGGCTGGTTGGAGGGCGGCCTGACCGCTTCCTTCGAGAAGCTCGTGCTCGACGCGGAAATGCTGCAACTGATGCGCAGCTTTCTCGATCCGGTGGTTGTCGACGAGGCGACCCTTGCCGTGGACGCGATCAGCGAGGTGGGGCCGGGAGGACACTTCTTCGCCACCGGCCACACGCTCGCCCGTTTCGAGGACGCCTTTTACGAGCCGATGCTCTCCGACTGGCGCAACTTCGAGAACTGGTCGGAAAGCGGCGCGAAAACCGGGACCGACAGGGCGAACGCCATCTGGAAGGAGCTGCTGCGCACCTACGAACAGCCGCCACTTGACGCGGCGGTGGACGAGGAACTCTCTGCCTACGTTGCCCGGCGCAAGGAGGAGATCGCTGCCGGCCGGATGTAG
- a CDS encoding amidase, whose product MSRNTGQSIATLSARIQSGSLDPIALAEETLDAIGACEDRSIFLAVTPERARAEAEAASKRMREGRSLGPLDGIPLAWKDLFDLEGMPTPAGSRVLAEAEPATEDAAVVKALKAAGMITVGRVNMSEFAFSGLGINPHYGTPRNPASTDGARLPGGSSSGSGVAVASGLVPVSIGTDTGGSVRIPAAFNGIVGYKATRGRYPMAGVFPLAKSLDSLGPLCRTVQDAVWVDAAMRGLVTPDVIRGSVSGLSLVVPETVVFDEAEEAVVSAFEGALERLVRAGAKVRRQAFPAFGEIFELMARNGALVTAEAFAVHTERLAGPEAERMDPRVVARTRLGEKILLASYIDTLSARERLIAQLADSVGADELIVSPTLPHVAPPTEPLVEDDDTFFKVNGKTLRNTLIGNFLDWCAVSVPCGRGDAGMPVGLQLAALPNCDTRLLSASLAAEEIVRGA is encoded by the coding sequence ATGAGCAGAAATACCGGTCAATCGATCGCCACCCTGTCCGCCCGCATCCAGTCCGGCAGCCTGGATCCGATCGCTCTCGCGGAGGAAACGCTCGACGCCATCGGCGCCTGCGAGGACCGGTCGATCTTCCTGGCCGTGACGCCTGAGCGTGCGCGAGCCGAGGCCGAGGCGGCGTCGAAGCGTATGCGCGAGGGCCGTTCGCTCGGCCCGCTGGACGGTATTCCGCTCGCCTGGAAGGATCTTTTCGATCTCGAGGGAATGCCGACCCCGGCGGGATCCCGGGTCCTGGCGGAAGCCGAACCCGCGACCGAGGATGCCGCGGTGGTCAAGGCGCTGAAGGCCGCCGGCATGATCACGGTCGGTCGCGTCAACATGAGCGAGTTCGCCTTTTCAGGCCTCGGCATCAATCCGCATTATGGCACGCCGAGAAATCCGGCCTCGACGGATGGTGCGCGCCTGCCGGGCGGCTCTTCCTCGGGTTCGGGCGTTGCGGTGGCATCCGGCCTCGTTCCCGTTTCGATCGGGACCGATACGGGCGGTTCGGTGCGCATACCGGCCGCGTTCAACGGGATCGTCGGCTACAAGGCGACGCGCGGGCGCTATCCGATGGCGGGGGTCTTTCCGCTGGCCAAGAGCCTCGATTCCCTCGGTCCGCTCTGCCGGACGGTCCAGGATGCCGTCTGGGTTGACGCGGCGATGCGCGGCCTGGTCACTCCCGATGTGATCCGCGGATCTGTTTCGGGCCTGTCACTGGTCGTCCCGGAGACGGTCGTCTTCGACGAAGCGGAAGAAGCGGTCGTCTCTGCCTTCGAAGGGGCGCTGGAGCGGCTGGTGCGTGCAGGCGCGAAGGTGCGTCGCCAGGCCTTCCCGGCATTTGGCGAAATCTTTGAACTGATGGCGCGGAATGGTGCTCTGGTAACGGCGGAGGCATTCGCCGTGCATACAGAGCGTCTTGCGGGGCCGGAAGCCGAACGGATGGACCCGCGCGTGGTTGCGCGGACGCGCCTGGGCGAGAAGATATTGCTTGCCAGTTACATCGATACGCTGTCGGCGCGCGAGCGGCTGATCGCGCAGCTGGCGGACAGCGTGGGCGCGGACGAGTTGATCGTGTCGCCGACCCTGCCGCACGTCGCCCCGCCGACAGAACCGCTCGTCGAGGACGACGACACCTTCTTCAAGGTCAACGGGAAGACCCTGCGCAATACGCTGATCGGCAATTTCCTCGATTGGTGCGCCGTATCGGTCCCCTGCGGCAGGGGAGATGCGGGCATGCCGGTGGGGCTGCAGCTCGCCGCGCTGCCGAACTGCGACACGCGACTTCTCTCCGCGTCGCTGGCCGCCGAGGAGATCGTACGGGGCGCGTAG
- a CDS encoding SpoVR family protein: MERRASSKLLFRGSDWNFATLSRAYDAIETIALDELNLSVYPNQLEIISSEQMLDAYSSVGMPLMYQHWSFGKRFVYEENLYRKGRRGLAYELVINSNPCITYLMEENTMAMQALVTAHAAFGHNHFFKNNYLFRQWTDASSILSYMEFAKKYIAKCEEHYGTAAVEAILDSAHTIMDQGVFRYRRPPRLSSEKVRERARERLEYEEQTFNDLWRTLPPTAEGSDPSEAERDASERKKALKLPEENLLYFLEKNSLILDPWQRELLRIVRVIAQYFYPQRQTKVMNEGCATFVHYTIMNRLYDQDKISEGAMLEILQSHSNVVFQPSFDDPRFSGINPYALGFALMQDIQRICTEPTSEDRDWFPDIAGSGNWKETLLDAWANHRDESFILQYLSPSLIRKFRMFQLSDDANDNYLEVASIHNERGYEAIRAALARSYDLGANQPDIQVVDVDLLGDRHLRLQHNIKNGVLLDEASRDATLRHVRHLWGYDVSLAGVEAETGDALYECSTAKYA, from the coding sequence ATGGAGCGAAGGGCGAGTTCAAAACTGTTGTTCCGTGGTTCCGACTGGAATTTCGCGACCTTGTCGCGCGCCTACGACGCCATCGAGACAATCGCGCTCGATGAACTGAACCTCAGCGTCTACCCGAACCAGCTCGAGATCATTTCCTCCGAGCAGATGCTGGACGCCTATTCCTCGGTCGGAATGCCGCTGATGTACCAGCACTGGTCGTTCGGCAAGCGCTTCGTCTACGAGGAGAACCTCTATCGCAAGGGGCGCCGCGGTCTCGCCTATGAGCTCGTCATCAATTCCAACCCCTGCATCACCTATCTGATGGAAGAGAACACCATGGCCATGCAGGCGCTGGTGACAGCGCACGCAGCCTTCGGTCACAATCACTTCTTCAAGAACAACTACCTTTTCCGGCAGTGGACGGACGCAAGTTCCATCCTGAGCTACATGGAGTTTGCCAAGAAATACATCGCCAAGTGCGAGGAGCACTACGGCACCGCCGCGGTCGAGGCCATCCTGGATTCCGCGCACACGATCATGGACCAGGGCGTGTTCCGATACCGGCGCCCACCGCGCCTTTCCTCAGAGAAGGTTCGGGAACGGGCCCGTGAGCGACTGGAATACGAGGAGCAAACATTCAACGACCTCTGGAGGACCCTGCCCCCGACAGCGGAGGGAAGCGATCCGAGCGAAGCCGAGCGCGACGCTTCGGAGCGGAAGAAGGCGCTGAAACTTCCGGAAGAGAACTTGCTGTATTTCTTGGAGAAAAACAGCCTGATCCTCGATCCCTGGCAAAGGGAGCTCTTGCGGATCGTGCGTGTCATCGCCCAGTACTTCTATCCCCAGCGACAGACGAAGGTGATGAACGAGGGGTGCGCCACCTTCGTGCACTACACCATCATGAACAGGCTCTACGACCAGGACAAGATCAGCGAAGGAGCAATGCTCGAGATCCTGCAGAGCCACTCGAACGTGGTCTTCCAGCCCTCCTTCGACGATCCCCGTTTTTCAGGCATCAACCCCTATGCGCTGGGGTTTGCGCTGATGCAGGACATCCAGCGCATCTGCACCGAGCCGACGTCGGAGGACCGGGACTGGTTTCCGGACATCGCCGGCAGCGGCAACTGGAAGGAGACGCTTCTCGACGCCTGGGCCAACCATCGCGACGAATCCTTCATCCTCCAGTATCTGAGCCCTTCCCTGATCCGGAAATTCAGAATGTTCCAGCTGTCCGACGACGCCAACGACAATTACCTGGAAGTCGCATCGATCCACAACGAGCGTGGCTACGAGGCGATCCGCGCGGCACTGGCGCGCAGCTACGATCTCGGAGCCAACCAGCCGGACATACAGGTGGTCGACGTCGATCTTCTCGGCGACCGCCACCTTCGCCTCCAGCACAACATCAAGAACGGCGTGCTGCTCGACGAGGCAAGCCGAGACGCCACGTTGCGCCATGTCCGGCATCTCTGGGGCTACGACGTCAGCCTCGCCGGAGTGGAGGCGGAAACGGGCGATGCTCTCTACGAATGCTCGACCGCAAAATACGCGTGA
- a CDS encoding LssY C-terminal domain-containing protein, with protein sequence MKRRTRTRTFAALTFFLLLVYLAVAYFMAPELWKFHDRSRIREFGSMVTMTEQDIPGDPINVGLVGTKEQVIRAFAAAHWDPADKITLSSSIDIGLSVVLDRPDLDAPVSPLLYEGRVQDMAFEKPVGHSADQRNHVRFWHTPKTGEDGRPIWLGSASFDRGVGLSHDTGQITHHIGPDVDAERDLVIHDLTETGKIASQYEIEGVGATEDGRNGGGDRYFTDGKVIVGVLEGGAPQ encoded by the coding sequence ATGAAGCGACGAACCAGAACACGCACCTTCGCTGCCCTGACGTTCTTTCTGCTCCTCGTCTATCTTGCCGTCGCCTACTTCATGGCGCCTGAGCTCTGGAAGTTCCACGACCGCAGCCGCATCCGCGAGTTCGGCAGCATGGTGACGATGACCGAGCAGGATATCCCCGGAGATCCCATCAATGTGGGTCTCGTGGGCACGAAGGAGCAGGTCATTCGCGCCTTTGCCGCCGCCCACTGGGATCCTGCCGACAAGATCACCCTGAGCAGCTCCATAGACATAGGCCTCAGCGTTGTGCTGGACCGCCCCGATCTCGATGCCCCCGTGAGCCCCTTACTCTATGAGGGGCGGGTTCAGGACATGGCATTCGAGAAGCCTGTCGGTCATAGCGCGGACCAGCGCAACCATGTCCGCTTCTGGCATACGCCAAAGACTGGGGAGGACGGCCGCCCGATCTGGCTCGGTTCGGCCAGCTTCGACCGCGGCGTGGGCCTGAGCCACGATACCGGCCAGATCACCCACCATATCGGGCCGGATGTCGATGCCGAGCGTGATCTCGTCATCCATGACCTCACGGAAACCGGGAAGATTGCTTCTCAGTACGAAATCGAAGGCGTCGGCGCCACCGAGGATGGCCGCAATGGCGGTGGCGACCGATACTTCACCGACGGCAAGGTAATCGTCGGCGTGCTCGAGGGGGGAGCGCCGCAGTAA
- a CDS encoding PrkA family serine protein kinase, with protein MQRSESDVFNLFSEIYTSTAQEEISLQEYLLACRDDKSMYATAQERMVEAIGEPTLIDTSADERLGRIYSNRTIKIYPSFADFFGMEDTIERIVGYFRYAAQGLEERKQILYLLGPVGGGKSSLAERLKKLMELRPIYTLMVGGKISPIFESPLGLFHPERMADLLEDKYGIARRRLTGLISPWATKRLDEVGGDISKFSVVKLMPSRLRQIGITKTEPGDENNQDVSSLVGKVDIRQLENYSQADPDAYSYSGGLNRTTQGLLEFVEMFKAPIKVLHPLLTATQEGNYNGTENFGAFPFQGIVVAHSNESEWLHFKNNKNNEAFLDRILVVKVPYCLRVTEEKQIYEKLLRESELVDNPCAPEVLENLSRFTVSTRLTPHENSPLYTKMRVYDGENLKDVDPKAKSVQEYRDAAGVDEGMTGVSTRFAFKVLSETFNYDTKEVAADPVHLMYILEQAIKREQFPKENEAAYLDFIKSELATRYAEFIGHEIQKAYLESYSEYGQNLFDRYIAYADAWLEDQDFKDPDTGQILNRGILDSELSQIEKPAGIANPKDFRNEVVKFTLRARAKNHGRNPSWTSYEKLREVIEKRMFGQVEDLLPVISFGSKKDSSTEKQHAEFVQRMIQRGYTERQVRRLVDWYMRVNKAG; from the coding sequence ATGCAAAGAAGTGAGTCTGACGTCTTCAATCTCTTCTCAGAGATCTACACGAGTACTGCGCAAGAGGAGATCAGTCTCCAAGAGTATCTACTTGCATGTCGTGATGACAAAAGCATGTATGCCACAGCCCAAGAACGGATGGTCGAGGCGATCGGAGAGCCGACCCTCATCGATACGAGTGCCGACGAAAGGCTCGGCCGCATCTACTCAAACAGGACCATCAAGATTTACCCCTCCTTCGCCGACTTCTTCGGCATGGAGGATACGATCGAGCGAATTGTCGGCTACTTCCGCTATGCGGCACAGGGCCTAGAAGAGCGCAAGCAGATACTCTATCTGCTCGGACCCGTCGGCGGCGGCAAGTCGTCTCTCGCCGAGCGGCTCAAGAAACTGATGGAACTGCGCCCCATCTACACACTCATGGTGGGTGGCAAGATCAGCCCGATCTTCGAAAGTCCGCTCGGTCTCTTCCACCCCGAGCGCATGGCGGATCTGCTTGAAGACAAGTACGGGATCGCCCGGCGACGCCTGACGGGCCTCATTTCGCCCTGGGCGACCAAGCGTCTCGACGAGGTCGGTGGCGATATTTCCAAGTTCAGCGTCGTGAAGCTCATGCCTTCGCGACTGCGCCAGATCGGGATCACCAAGACAGAACCGGGCGACGAGAACAACCAGGACGTTTCCTCGCTCGTCGGCAAGGTCGACATCCGGCAGCTCGAAAACTACAGCCAGGCCGATCCGGATGCCTACTCCTACAGCGGCGGTCTCAACCGCACGACGCAGGGGCTCCTCGAATTCGTCGAAATGTTCAAGGCGCCGATCAAGGTCCTGCATCCTCTGCTGACCGCCACCCAGGAGGGCAACTACAACGGCACCGAAAACTTCGGCGCCTTCCCCTTCCAGGGGATCGTGGTGGCACACTCCAACGAATCCGAGTGGCTCCACTTCAAGAACAACAAGAACAACGAGGCCTTCCTCGACCGCATCCTGGTGGTCAAGGTCCCCTATTGCCTGCGGGTGACCGAGGAAAAGCAGATCTACGAAAAGCTTCTTCGCGAAAGCGAGCTGGTAGACAACCCTTGCGCACCGGAAGTGCTCGAGAACCTCAGCCGCTTCACCGTTTCCACCCGGCTCACGCCGCATGAAAACTCGCCGCTTTATACGAAGATGCGGGTCTATGACGGCGAGAACCTGAAGGACGTGGATCCGAAGGCTAAATCGGTACAGGAATATCGCGATGCCGCGGGCGTCGACGAAGGCATGACGGGCGTCAGCACGCGCTTTGCCTTCAAGGTGCTGTCGGAAACCTTCAACTACGATACCAAGGAGGTCGCCGCCGATCCGGTGCACCTCATGTACATTCTCGAGCAGGCGATCAAGCGCGAGCAGTTCCCCAAGGAAAACGAGGCTGCCTACCTCGATTTCATCAAATCGGAACTCGCCACTCGCTATGCCGAGTTCATCGGGCATGAGATCCAGAAGGCCTATCTCGAATCCTACAGCGAGTACGGCCAGAACCTCTTCGACCGGTACATCGCCTATGCGGATGCATGGCTCGAAGACCAGGATTTCAAGGATCCCGATACGGGGCAGATCCTCAACCGGGGAATTCTCGACAGCGAGCTTTCGCAGATCGAGAAGCCGGCGGGCATCGCCAATCCGAAGGACTTCCGCAACGAGGTCGTCAAGTTCACGTTGCGCGCACGCGCGAAGAACCACGGCCGCAATCCCTCGTGGACGAGCTACGAGAAACTGCGGGAGGTCATCGAGAAGCGGATGTTCGGTCAGGTCGAGGACCTGCTGCCGGTCATCAGCTTCGGATCCAAGAAGGACAGTTCCACCGAGAAGCAGCATGCCGAATTCGTGCAGAGGATGATCCAGCGCGGCTATACCGAGCGGCAGGTCCGGCGACTTGTCGACTGGTACATGCGCGTGAACAAGGCCGGCTGA
- a CDS encoding DUF1349 domain-containing protein — MELPYRWLNEPAHWQGDARVLTLRTDARTDFWRETFYGFVRDSGHAFLRPVTGDFTASATVTGGYEQLYDQAGLMLRIDEANWIKCGIEYTDGLMHFSVVVTRGVSDWSVVPLPDVGPTDPLFVRLTRHGDAVRVQFRFGEAHWQLARLCPFAADDAEVGVMACSPEREGFEATFRDIAVGPPIERNLHAE; from the coding sequence ATGGAACTTCCATATCGTTGGCTCAACGAGCCTGCACACTGGCAGGGCGATGCCCGGGTGCTGACGCTGCGCACGGATGCCCGCACCGATTTCTGGCGCGAGACATTCTATGGCTTCGTTCGCGACAGCGGCCATGCATTCCTTCGTCCCGTCACCGGGGATTTCACCGCGTCCGCGACGGTCACCGGAGGCTATGAGCAGCTCTACGACCAGGCCGGTCTGATGCTGCGCATCGACGAGGCGAACTGGATCAAGTGCGGAATCGAATATACGGACGGTCTGATGCATTTCAGCGTCGTGGTCACGCGCGGAGTGTCCGACTGGTCTGTTGTTCCGCTCCCGGACGTCGGTCCGACCGATCCCCTCTTTGTGCGGCTTACACGCCATGGCGACGCCGTGCGGGTTCAGTTCCGTTTCGGTGAGGCCCACTGGCAACTGGCAAGGCTTTGCCCCTTCGCCGCAGATGACGCCGAAGTTGGAGTGATGGCCTGTTCACCCGAGCGGGAGGGGTTCGAGGCAACGTTCCGAGATATTGCGGTCGGTCCGCCGATCGAACGGAACCTCCACGCAGAGTAA